A DNA window from Ostrea edulis chromosome 5, xbOstEdul1.1, whole genome shotgun sequence contains the following coding sequences:
- the LOC125652197 gene encoding histone H1-delta-like — MSETTAADPAPEDPQPKAEKAVKATKPAKSPKKKSAKSKNKTPLNHPHYRDMIKDALTNLKERGGSSRQAILKYIMKNFKVDDEKSANNHLKMALRAGVKNGSLRQSKGTGASGSFRLGETKTKSKPKKEKAVKPKTEKKVKKKPKVKAKAEKKPKNKTEKKAKSPKKAKGTSKPKKKSPKKAATKK, encoded by the coding sequence ATGTCTGAGACGACAGCTGCAGATCCAGCCCCCGAGGACCCCCAGCCTAAGGCAGAAAAGGCCGTGAAAGCGACCAAACCTGCTAAAAGTCCAAAGAAGAAATCTGCCAAATCGAAGAATAAGACTCCTTTGAATCACCCGCATTACCGGGATATGATCAAAGATGCATTGACCAATTTGAAGGAGAGGGGAGGCAGCTCTCGACAGGCTATTTTGAAGTATATTATGAAGAATTTCAAAGTGGATGATGAGAAGTCGGCCAACAATCATCTGAAAATGGCCTTGCGTGCCGGTGTGAAAAATGGCAGTCTGAGACAATCTAAAGGTACGGGTGCCTCCGGGTCATTCAGATTAGGAGAAACTAAAACCAAATCAAAGCCCAAGAAAGAGAAGGCCGTCAAACCTAAAACAGAGaagaaagtgaaaaagaagCCAAAAGTGAAAGCCAAGGCTGAAAAGAAACCCAAAAACAAAACGGAGAAGAAAGCGAAATCACCAAAAAAAGCAAAGGGAACAAGCAAGCCCAAAAAGAAATCGCCCAAGAAGGCAGCCACAAAAAAGTGA